A DNA window from Hevea brasiliensis isolate MT/VB/25A 57/8 chromosome 2, ASM3005281v1, whole genome shotgun sequence contains the following coding sequences:
- the LOC110647995 gene encoding transcription factor MYC2, whose amino-acid sequence MEEITSPSSTSSFMSFCQETSPPLQQRLQFILQSRPEWWVYAIFWQASKDATGRLVLSWGDGHFCGTKEFAAKACNKLNQPKFGFNLERKMINKESPTLFGDDMDMDRLVDVEVIDYEWFYTVSVTRSFAVEDGILGRTFGSGAFIWLTGNHELQMFGCERVKEARMHGIQTLACISTTCGVVELGSSNTIDKDWSLVQLCKSLFGGDTACLVSLEPSHDSHLHVLNTSFLDISMFSASQNETSTEKQIEGDKKKDVTGQVRSSSDSGRSDSDGNFAAGITDRFKKRAKKLQNGKELPLNHVEAERQRRERLNHRFYALRSVVPNVSKMDKASLLADAVTYIKELKAKVDELESKLQAVSKKSKNTNVTDNQSTDSMIDQIRDPSIYKTKAMELEVKIVGSEAMIRFLSPDINYPAARLMDVLREIEFKVHHASMSSIKEMVLQDVVARVPDGLTNEEVVRSTILQRMQN is encoded by the coding sequence ATGGAGGAGATAACGTCCCCATCTTCTACATCCTCCTTTATGTCGTTTTGTCAAGAGACCTCTCCCCCACTCCAACAACGCCTCCAATTCATCCTCCAAAGCCGCCCTGAATGGTGGGTCTATGCCATCTTCTGGCAGGCTTCCAAGGATGCCACTGGCCGCCTTGTTTTATCTTGGGGTGATGGTCATTTCTGTGGAACCAAAGAATTTGCAGCCAAGGCTTGCAACAAGCTGAACCAACCCAAATTCGGGTTTAAtcttgaaagaaagatgattaacAAAGAGTCCCCAACTCTTTTCGGTGATGATATGGATATGGACAGATTGGTAGACGTGGAAGTTATTGACTACGAATGGTTTTACACAGTGTCAGTAACACGATCTTTCGCTGTTGAGGATGGAATTCTTGGCAGGACTTTTGGATCCGGAGCTTTTATTTGGTTGACGGGTAACCATGAGTTGCAGATGTTCGGGTGTGAGAGAGTTAAAGAGGCTCGCATGCATGGGATACAGACATTGGCCTGTATTTCAACcacttgtggagttgttgaattgGGCTCCTCGAATACGATCGATAAAGATTGGAGCCTAGTGCAACTCTGCAAATCGCTCTTCGGGGGAGACACAGCCTGTTTGGTCTCACTGGAGCCAAGCCATGATTCTCATCTTCATGTTCTTAACACTTCTTTCCTCGACATTAGTATGTTTTCAGCCTCTCAGAATGAAACCTCTACGGAGAAGCAAATTGAAGGCGACAAAAAGAAAGATGTCACTGGTCAAGTTCGCTCATCATCTGACTCGGGACGTTCGGATTCTGATGGCAATTTTGCTGCTGGAATTACTGATCGGTTCAAGAAAAGAGCAAAAAAGCTACAAAACGGTAAGGAATTGCCTCTGAACCATGTTGAAGCGGAGAGGCAGCGCAGAGAGAGGCTGAATCATCGATTCTATGCTCTCCGATCTGTAGTTCCTAATGTGTCAAAGATGGATAAAGCATCTCTACTAGCAGATGCAGTTACTTACATCAAGGAGCTCAAGGCCAAAGTTGATGAATTGGAGTCCAAACTACAAGCAGTATCCAAGAAATCCAAGAATACAAACGTCACTGACAATCAAAGCACCGATtccatgattgatcagatcagggaTCCTTCAATTTACAAAACCAAGGCAATGGAATTGGAAGTGAAAATTGTAGGATCAGAAGCCATGATAAGATTCCTGTCCCCGGATATTAATTACCCAGCTGCAAGGTTGATGGATGTGCTTAGAGAAATAGAGTTCAAAGTTCATCACGCAAGCATGTCAAGCATCAAGGAGATGGTGCTTCAAGATGTTGTGGCTAGAGTTCCAGATGGGCTCACAAATGAAGAAGTTGTGAGAAGTACTATTCTTCAAAGGATGCAGAACTAA